In Hallerella porci, the sequence TTAAAAATCGCCATCACCGCAATTAAAAGCAAAAAACTTCGCCCATAAATAGAGCCGATTAAAATCACCACATACAAGAACGGAAGCGATGACCAAATTTCAATTCCGCGCTGCATAAAAATATCCCATTTCCCGCCGAGATATCCTTGAATGCCGCCGATAACGATGCCGAGAAATGTCCCAAGAAATGTGAGAAGCAAACTAAAACTCATGCAAATGCGAAAGCCGTGAATCAAACGTGAAAGCACATCGCGTCCGTGCGCATCGGTTCCCAAAAGATGATTTTTTCCCGGCGCAAATGGAGGCGTTCCTTCCAAAGAAAGATCTGCTTTTAACGGATCTTGTGCAATAAGAGGCATTAGCGCCCACACATTTTTTCCTGCCGTTTTTGCATCGGCAATCAACTGCGGATAATCCGGTTCCGTTTGAAATTCTCCGCCGAATTCTGTTTCGGCATAAGTCACAAATGCTGGAAAATACGTTTTTCCTTCGAAGCGTAAAATCAGCGGTTCATCGTTTACAAGCCACGGCGATGTGAGCGAAAACGCATACAAAATAACGAGCGCCCAAAACGAATAAAAGGCAAGCTTGTTCTTTTTGAACAACGCAAATTTTTTCTTCATTTCTGGTGAAATCTGCATCAGCTAAACCGAATCCGTGGATCGACAAGTGTATAAAGAATATCGCTAAAAAGGCGACCAAACATCGTGAGAATACTCGAAAGTAAAATCACTCCCATGACGACATTATAATCGCGATTCACCATCGAATTATAATAGAGAAGTCCCATGCCATCGATGTCAAAAACTTTTTCGACAAGAAGTGCGCCCGCAAAAAGAAGAGTGAAAATTTCGGAAAGTCGCGTCACAATCGGAATCAGCGCATTGCGCAATGCGTGCTGCACAAGAGCCCGCCGAAAACTCATTCCCTTCGCCATCGCCGTCCGCATATAATCGCGTCCGAGTTCTTCGAGAACGCTATTTTTCATGAGGAAAGTTAAAAACGCAAATTCGCTAATCATATAGCAAATCATCGGGAGCGTCCAATGCAAAAGAATGTCGCCGATTTTTCCCATAAAAGAAAGATCTTCAAAATCTTCGGAAACGATCCCGCCGAGCGGAAAAATATTGAAAAAAGATCCGCCTGCAAAAAAGATAATGAGAAGAATTCCCAGCGCATAACCCGGCATCACGTAGCCCGAAAAAATGGCGACCGAAGAAATTTTATCCACCGCAGAATGATTCTTCACCGCTTTCAAAAGACCGAGCGGAATGCAAACCAAATAACTTAAAAAGAATGAAGTAAAACCAAACGCTAACGAAATCGGGAATCGCGAAGAAATCACATCCCAAACGGGAAGCCCGTAAGTATAAGAAGTGCCGAGATCTAAATGAAGCACATTCCAAAGCCAATTTAAGTAACGTTCCCAAGCGGGTTTGTCAAATCCAAAATAACTTTGAATTTGCGCAATTTGTTCGGGAGAAATCGCCTTTGAAGCCGAGACGCCACCGTGCGATGCCGCAGCCGATTGCACTTTCGCAATCATTTCTTCAACAGGTCCGCCCGGGATGAGCTGCACCAGCGCAAAGCACACAATCGTAATTCCCAAAATCGTGGGAATCATTAAAAGGAGTCTGCGGATAATGTAAGCCTTCATCGCGTCAAAGTTAAAAAATTCCCTTCGCCATTTTTCGTTTTCGCATTTTGCATTTCCATTTTTAGAATCTTCGCCGTTTCATTTTTCCCGATTTCGCAAAAATTTTTTCCGAACAATTTTCCTTTTTCCGATTTTTCATCGCTTTTTTAATGAAAATTTTTGATTACAATTTTCAAAAAATGCCCAAAATTCTCATAAAAACGCCAAAATTTCGCCATTTTCTGCAGGATGCACTTTTACCCTTGACAAAAAGCAAAAAAATTACTCTCTTTGGTGAGCAAAAACTGAAGTTTAACCCTTTTTGGAGATAAGCACATGCCTTGCGGAAAGAAAAGAAAGCGTAAGAAGATTGCGACCCACAAACGTAAAAAACGTCGTCGTCGTGATCGTCAGAAGAAGAAAATTCGCTAGTATTAGCTAATTCTTTCCGAAGACATACGGAACGAAAAGGAATGCCCCAAAGCATTCCTTTTGTGTTTTAAATGCAAATGCGCAGCCATTTTCGTTCGCAGCATTTTTGTTAGCGCAATTCTCATTTTAAATTTGAATTCCACTTTACCCGAAAATTTTTGTGTTAGAATCGATCGAAGGCACTCTGAAGAACATTACATTTCGAAATCCCGAAAATGGTTTTTCGGTGTTGCGTTTTACGGTCGAAGGCGAAGTGAAACCGGTCACAGTCACGGGAAATTTTCCGGATCTTTCCGTCGGCGAATCTTTCCGTATGGAAGGCGAATGGAAAACGCATCCTAAATATGGAAAGCAATTTGCTTGCATTAAAAGCGAACCGTTTTTTCCGGAATCGGGCGCAGGACTTGTCGCTTATTTAGGCGGCGGACTTTTCAAAGGAATCGGTGAAGCGACTGCAAAACGTTTAGTCGATACTTTTGGAAACGATCTCGTTCACATTTTGGACGGCGGCGGCGACGAAATTGCGAAGAAAAAAATCAAAGGATTTTCGGGGAAAAAAGTCGCCCAATTTTTAGAAGATTGGAAGAAGCTCCGCGAAAGCCGCGAGACGATGCTTTTCCTTTACGGACACGGAATTTTTGGAAGCGTTGCGCTTCGACTTTGGCGACAATACGGGCAAAATACAATTGAAATTATTTCGCAAAATCCTTACATTCTCTGCGAAGAAGTTTGGGGAATCGGATTTGTCAAAGCCGATGAAATTGCGCGCAAAGTCGGCTTTCCCGAATGGGATGAATCGCGTTTGGAAGCGGGAATTTGTTACAGCATTTTTAAAGCGTCTTCGAGCGAAGGGCACACGTATTTGCCCCGTGAAAATTTGCTTTTAAATGCCGCGAAAGAATTACGTTTAACGATGGATTCGCAAGAAGCATTTGAAGATTTATCGTTTGCGCTCGATTCCCTTTTAAAATCTCAAAAGCTCGAAGAAGACAACGGAAAAATTGCAATTCCAAATCTCGCCCGCGCCGAAAATTTTATTGCGGAATTTATCAGCAGCCGCATTCAAAACAAAAGCAAAGACGACCCGAAAGAATTGGAAGCTTTCCTTTCGGCTTTTGAAAAAGAGCAAGGTTTTACATACGATCCCGTTCAAAAAGCGGGAATTATTCAAGCGTATCAAAGTCGCATTTTCATTATCACCGGCGGACCGGGAACTGGAAAAACGACTTTGCTCAAAGGCATTTTAGCGCTCGCCGAAGCAAACGAAGTCGATGTCACTCTTGCTGCTCCCACAGGGCGCGCAGCGAAGCGAATGCAAGAAGTCACCGGCCACGATGCGCGCACATTGCACCGTCTTCTCGAAATCAATCCCGAATCTAGGCGCTTTATGCGCGACGAAAATTTTCCACTCGAAACAGGAATCGTTATCGTCGATGAATTTAGTATGGTCGATTCTTGGCTTTGCGCGGGACTGATGAAAGCGATTTCGGAGCGAACACATTTGGTTTTAATCGGCGATAAAGATCAGCTGCCGAGCATTGGACCGGGAAATGTTTTGCGCGATTTATTGAGCATCGCAGAAATTCCAAGCATTCGATTGGAACGTATTTTTCGTCAAGCAGGCGGAAACGATATTGCCGAAAAAGCAACGCAGATTAATCAAGGTTTTAAACCGTCGCCATTAAGCGGAAATAATTTTCATTTTACTCCTTTTGATTCGCCCGAAGAAGCGCAGACGATTTTATCTGAGCTCATTTTAAAAACCATTCCGCAGACGATGAAAGCGTCGCCAAAAGATTTGCAAATTTTGGTTCCGATGCACAAAGGTCCGCTCGGCACTATTGAATTAAATTCTTTCTTGCAAAAGTTGCTAAATCATTCTCGCAAAGAATTTATTTCTCAAGGCATTCATTGGAAAAGCGGCGACCGCGTAATGCAACTGCGGAATAATTACGAGAAAAATGTTTTCAACGGCGACATCGGAAAAATTATCGCAGTCGAAAAAGAAGACAAAAAAATCACCGTCGATTTTGATGGACATTTAGTCGGTTACGAAGGCGATGAACTTTTGGAACTTTCTCTCGCGTATGCGTGCACGATTCACAAAAGTCAAGGCAGCGAATATTCTGCGGTCATTCTCGTTCTCGATTCTTCGCATTATCGGATGCTGCAACGCAATTTACTTTACACCGGAATTACGCGAGCAAAAGGACATGTTTGGATTCTTTCGCGCGGTGGAGCTTTTGACGAAGCGGTTCGCAATAATCGGATGCAGCAACGCTTTACGCGCCTTCCCGAATTTATTACAAACAAATTAAAAAGCGAAGGAATTTCCGTTTCAAAAAATCCTTCGCCTTTTGAAAAATTCTTAAAATTTTTGAATGAATAAAGCGCCGTTTTCACGACGCTTTTGATTTTACTTTTTCCCGGTACTTCCAAAGCCGCCGCGACTTTTATCTTCTAAAACCGTTTCGACAAAATGAAGTTTCGGTTGATTTTCTAGAATGCGGAATTGTGCGATGCGACTTCCTTTTTCGATTGTCACATCTTCGGTTGCATACACAGGCATTTTCCACCAGTCATCTTTACCGCAATAACTGCCGTCTACAACGCCGACAGAATTGACTTGTAAAATTTTCCAGTTTTTAAATGTTGAACTCCGCGGTGCGATATGCGCTTCGTAGCCAGCGGGAAGCTTCATCGCGACACCCAAATGGATGAGTTTAAACTCTCCTTTTTTCAGAGTGACCGTTTCCGCTGCGCTCAAATCAATCCAATCCGATTTTCCGCCGATATATTCCAAACGAGGAATCGAATCGTCTAAGTATTGAATTTGAATTGTCTCTTCAGCCATTAGAGTAATTCCTTGCGCAATTCTTCAGCCGATTTCGTAGAAAGATATGCGGGCGGCACATCCAAAACCGTTGTGCAGCCGCGAACGCCAGCGTGATACATCCGCATCATCGCACGGGCATAAGCCACAAGAACGCTCGATGTAAATGCCGGATTCGAATCCAATTTCAAACTGTATTCGATGATATTTTTGTATTCGCCGTCCCAACCGGTTTTTCCCGAACGGATGACGAAACCGCCGTGAGCCATTCCCGAATGATTTTTTGCAAATTCTTCTTCGTCGATAAAATGCACCGTCGTATCGTATTCATCAAAATAATTCGGCATCGTTTTGATTTGCTTTTCAACAGAAGCGGCATCGGCGCCCGCTTCCAAGACGACGAAAACTTCGCGCGTATGCTTTTGACGCGTTGAAAGTTCTGGATTCGATCCGCTGCGAACTGTTTCAAGCGCGCTCTCTACAGGAATCGTATATTGCTTAGCATTTTTCACGCCCGCAATGCGGCGCACTGCATCGGAGTGACCTTGCGAAACGCCTTTGCCCCAGAATGTATAAGTTTTTCCATCGGACAAAAACGATGTAGCAAAAACGCGATTGAGCGAAAACAGACCCGGATCCCAACCGACAGAAATCATCGCAATTTTTCCTGCGGCTTTTGCTGCTGCATCGACATTTGCAAAATGCTGCGGAATTTTTGCATGCGTGTCAAAGCTATCGACGACATTAAAAAGCTTCGCAAATTCCGGAGTTTGCTTCGGCAAATCGGTTGCGCTTCCACCGCAAAGAATCATCACATCGATTTTATCTTTCCAATTTGCAGCGTCTTCAATTTTTACCACCGGAACGCCTGCAGTCAAAAGTTTAACCGAAGACGGATCGCGCCGCGTAAAGACTGCGGCAAGTTCCATATCGGGAGAATTTTTTACAGCGCATTCCACGCCGCGACCTAAGTTTCCATAACCGAGAATGCCAATTTTAAGCATAGAGATTCCTCTTGATTTGTTGCGGAATAAATTTAGAAACATTCTTTTTTTCTCCAAATCTTTTTTTTGATTTTTTCTATCAAAGAATCCGCGATTTTCCTTTTTCGGTTTCATTCTCTTTTTTATTTTTCTACCTTTTCTATATGAAACTTTTTCATTTTTCATTTTTGACTTTGTTGATTTTCACGGTTTCTGCGGCAGCAGAAATTGTTCCGCCGCAAGGTTCTTCGCATTGGGCAAATCGTTCGGATTTTTTTGCAAAAAATTTGCAATCCGAAAAAGCGACAGAAGCGTGGACTTATCAATTTATTTTTGATAACGGAACGCGGGCATACGTCAATTATGCGACGATTATCATCCCGACATCGGGGAAAAAAATCGGCTGCGATATTGCAATCACCGGACTCAAAGGGAAAAATTCCAATATCGGTCGGCAATATCCGCTAGAACGTTTGAAAGAATTGAAAGATCAAAATAAAATTTCCATCAAAGACGAATATATCATGGAAGGCATTCCCGGAAAAAATCATCGGGTACTCTTCACCGCAAACAAAGATGGCTTCGGAAAATTTTTGTTGGATGTGACTTTTACAAGCGCACAAAAAGGAAAAGTTCCGGGAAACGGAAATTGGAAAATTAACGGGCAAACTTATGGCGCAGCCGTTCTCATTCCTTACGGACGCGTGAGCGGAAAAATTGCACACGACGGCGACACTCTCGAAGTCAAAGGCTACGGCTATTTAGAACACACTTGGCAAACCGGAAACGCAACCGATCTCGCAGTCCGCGCGTTTAATGTGAGCGAAGCTTCGAAAGGCGCATACGCCGGAAGAATCGCCATCGACAAAGACGGAAATCCGTTCGGCTATTTCATGCAAAAAAATGCAGAAGGCACGACGATACTTTTCCCGAAGAACATTCTTGCGGGCGAAAAAAATTACGACGGCGAAGACTTTCCAAAATCAGCGTTCAAAATCATTTGGCAAAATTCTCCGGACACTTTGACTTTGGATATGACCAAGCCCAAACAAAAATTTTCGATGCTCGAAAATTTTGACGGTTGGTTTGCGAAGAAAGCGACAAAGCTAATGCTCGGCGGCGAAATTTTCTTTTGGCGCGGACGCACAAAATCAAACGGAAACATCTTCGATTGGAATTTAACCGGAATGTAATTGCAAAAATTTTTTGCGCTTTCACAAACACAAAATTATGACAAAATTTCGTCCCTGCATCGACATTCATCAAGGCAAAGTAAAACAAATTGTCGGCGGCACGCTTTCGGATTCGGAAACTCCGCTGACGCATTTTACAAGCGAACATTCTCCGGCGTATTACGCAGAACTTTATCAAAAAGACGGACTCCGCGGCGGCCACGTCATTATGCTCGGCAAAGGCTGCGAAGCCGCTGCGAAAGAAGCGCTTGCCGCTTATCCAAATGGTCTCCAAGTCGGCGGCGGAATTAACCCGACGAATGCGCAAACTTTTTTAGACGCGGGCGCAAGTCATGTTATCGTCACCAGTTGGATTTTTGACGGCGCTATTTTGAATTTTGAAAAAGTGAAAATTCTTTCTGAAGCCGTTGGAAAAAATCATTTGGTTTTGGATTTGAGTTGTCGCAGAACTCATTCGGGTTGGAATGTGGCGACGAATCGTTGGCAAACGATTACCGATGCCGTTGTCGATGAAAATCTTTTGCAAAAACTCGCCGCTTTTTGCGATGAATTTTTGGTGCACGCAGCCGATGTCGAAGGACTTGAGCGCGGCATGGACGAAGAATTAGTTCGCTTCTTGGCCGAAAAATCTCCGATTCCCGTTACATACGCAGGCGGAGCAAAAAGCATTGACGATTTAATTCACTGCAATGCGATTTCAAATGGAAAAGTCGATTTGACAATCGGCAGTTCTTTGGATATCTTTGGCGGAACAGGTACACGTTATGCAGAATGCGTTGAATTCAACAAACGACAAAACGGTTAATTTGCAAGCGACCGATTCTCGCCCGCCGATTTTTGGAAGAATCGTCACCAGCGTTTTCCCAAAACTTTTTGCGTTTAAACATCAGCCACCCGGAAACATTCGCACCTGTATGATTCCGCCGGTTGTCTTTTGGGAAGTACTTCACAATTTGCCGAAGCTTCTCAAGCTGCGTTATTATTTAAAGAAAAAACGCCAAGCGCATTCTCCCGATGACATCGCCGTCGCCTTTTATTCGGATAATTTAGACGAAGTCAACGGGATTGCAAATAATTTGCGCCACGTCATTTCTTTTATGCGGAGTCACGGCTACAAAGCAGCTCTTGCGGGGAACGCTTTTAATACGCGTTCTCGCGGCGTCATCGAAAATGGCTACGTCATTCTTTTGCCGCGCATTTTCAGTATGGAGCAACTCGGCTACGCCAATAGCGAACTCGCCATTCCGCATATCAGTCCTATTTTGCGTTTGATCAAACGTTACCCGATTGATATTATCGAACTCGAAACGCCGAGTCCTGGCGCTTGGGCAGTTGCATTCTGCGCAAAAATTGCAGGCATTAAAGTCATCAGCCATTACCGCACCGATGTTCCCACTTACACAAAAACTTTGGTCAAAGCCAAATGGATGCATCGTTATGTGTTAATGTTAATGCAAATTTTCTACGGATTTTCGCGTCCAGTCGTAAGTCCTTGCAAAGATTACAAAGAAATTTTGCACAACGATATTAAGGTGCCATTAAAAGACATCGAAATTATTCGACGTGGAATTCCGCTCGAAAGTTACAGTCCCAATTTCCGCGGAAAAGGAACATGGGAAAAATTTTCAAACGAAAAAGGCAAAATGCGATTTGTTTGCGTCGGGCGAATTTCCAAAGAAAAAAATCTTCCGCTGCTCAAAAATTTATGGATGGAATTTCGCAAAACGCATGACGATGCAGAGCTTATGTTCGTCGGCGACGGTTGGTATTTAGACGAACTCAAAAAAGATTTTGCCTCGGCACCCGAAGTTCATTTTGCAGGAGTTCAAGGCGGAGAAACTCTCGCCGGGCTTTACGCCGATGCTGACTTTTTACTTTTCCCGAGTACGACAGATACATTTGGCAATGTCGTCGTCGAAGCGCTTGCATCGGGAACTCCCGCAATTGTCAGCGATAAAGGTGGCCCGCAAGACATCGTTTTCGAAAAAGGCTGCGGATACATTCTCCCGGGCGATGATCCGCACGCGTGGATGCAAAAACTCGAAGAATGCGTTGCTCTCAAAAAAGACGAAACCGCTTATCAAAAAATCCGCGAAAATGCCTACGAACGCAGCAAAGATTTCACCTTAGAAAAAGCAGCTGCAGCCCAGTGGGAATTTTACAAAAAGGTTTACCACAACGCTTACCTCGGCAAATAAAAATCTCTGCGAATGGTTTTTAGAAAACCGCGAATCGTTTCCATGGCGGCCAAAAAATTTGCGCATAAAACGCGACCCGTATGCGGTTTGGATTAGCGAAACGATGTTGCAGCAGACGCAAGTTTCTGCTGTAAAAGAAGCTTTTGAAAAATGGATGCACGACTTTCCGACCGTAAAAATTTTAGCGGAAGCGAGCGAAGAAAATGTACTCATTCATTGGCAAGGTTTAGGCTATTATAGCCGCGCCAAAAATATTCACAAGACCGCAAAAATCATCGCACAAAACGGCGAAAATTTTCCAGAAACCCGCAAAGAATTGGAAGCGTTACCGGGCATCGGCGCCTATACGGCGGGCGCGATTTTAAGCCTCGCCTTTCATCAAAACGAATCCATTCTCGACGGCAATTTAGTTCGCATTTTCGCCCGTTTAAATTTGTTTTCTTTTTTGCCCGATGCGGGGAAAACCGAAAAAAAATCTTTCTGGGATGAAGCGAGAAAATGGGCGACGATTCAAAATGCTTTTCTTACAAACGAAGCATTGATGGAACTCGGCCGGAAAATTTGCAAAAAGTCAAATCCCGATTGCAAAAATTGTCCGCTGCAAAAAATTTGTCGCGCAGCGATTGAAAATCGCCAAGAAGAATTTCCTGTGAAGAAAAAAATGCAATATGAATCGTGGCTTGGATTTGCGCTTGTCGTAAGCGATTCTCATGAAAATTTTTTGCTTCAAAATTCTCCCGATTCGCCGTTTTTCAAAAATCAATGGACATTTCCGCTTTTTGAAAATGCCGATATTTTCCGCGAGAATTTTCCGGGAATCATCGAAAATATCATCCCGCCCGAAACGATTCAGCACATCGCTTGGGGAAAATCTTTTGAGCATTCCATTACCCGTTACAAAATTCGCTGCCGCATTTTACAAGTCCAAGTGAAAAGCCGAAAAGATTTATCGGGCGAGTGGATTTCGAAAAAAGACATTTCCAAAAAAATCGTTTCTAGCTTCGGAAAAAAAATTCTTTCTTCTCTCGAATTTTCATCGCGAATTTAATTTCTTATTTTTGATTTTATGTTTCCCTTTCCCCAACTTTCCGCAGCCGAAGCCGCAGAACTTATCCGCCCAAACGAAATCGTCGGAGTTTCCGGTTTTACTCTTGCCGGTTATCCGAAAGCAGTTCCGCAAGCTCTTGCAGAACGCACCGAACGTTTGCACGCAAATGGCGAAGAATTTCAAATCACTCTTTTTTCGGGAGCGTCAACGGGAGATGAATGCGACGGCGCACTCGCCCGCGCCCATGCGATTCACTGGCGTGCGCCTTATCAATCCAATAAAAATTTGCGAAGCGCAATTAACTGCGGCGAAGTCCATTATACCGATGCGCATTTGGGAATGATGGGAAGACTCGTGCGAACGGGAGCGCTTCCCACGCCGACGACTGCGATTATTGAAGTCACCGATGTGACCGCTGACGGGAAAATCCGTCTTTCGATGTCTTGCGGAAATTCCGTTGAATTTTTGCAACGAGCGGACCGCGTCATTTTAGAACTCAATTCTCTTTATGGCGATGCACTTTTCGGAATGCACGATTGTTATTTGCCCGAACTTCCGCCGCATGCGTCACCAATTCCTGTTTCCCAAGTTTTGGACCGCGCTGGAAACGATTTTGTTCAAATCGATCCGAAGAAAATTGTCGGCGTTGTCCGCACAAATGTCGGCGATTCCATTCGTCCATTTACAGAACCCGATGCAATTTCCCAAACGATTGCGGGACACATTTTAGAATTCCTCGCCCACGAACGAAAAAAAGGAAGACTTCCCGCAAATTTACCGTATCAAAGCGGCGTCGGAAATGTGGCAAATGCCGTGCTCACCGCGATGGCTCGCGATTCAAAACAAGAACCGGTCAGCCTCTTTACCGAAGTCATTCAAGAAGCGGTTTTTGAGCTCATTCAAAACGATAAACTCGTCGGCGCAAGCGGTACAGCACTTACATGTTCATCGAACGCCCGCGAATATTTAAAAGCGGATGCGAATGCTCTCAAAAAGAAATTTATTTTGCGCGCACAAGAAGTTTCGAATCATCCCGAAGTCATCCGAAGACTCGGTGTGATTTCGATGAACACTGCCCTCGAATTGGATATTTTCGGCAACGTCAATTCGTCACACGTTTGCGGTTCTTCGATTATGAACGGCATCGGCGGCGCCGCGGACTTTTCTCGCAATGCGCTTCTCGGATTTTTCATGACGCCTTCAACGGCAAAAGACGGCACCATTAGCGCAGTCGTCCCTTACGTTTCTCATGTGGATCACACCGATCACGAAACAAACATTTTTGTCACAGAGCAAGGTCTCGCCGACCTTCGCGGACTTGATCCCGTTTCACGCGCCCGCTTAATTATCGACCGTTGCGCGCATCCCGCTTATCGTCCACAATTAAATGTTTTTTTAAATTACAGTTTAAATTCGGCAAAAGGAAAACACATTCCGATTGCTCTTGACCGAGCATTCAATATGCACTTGCGTTTTCTTTCTACCGGAACGATGGCAGAATAACTTTCCACTTTGAAATTCTATTTTTGCAAATGCAACTATAGTCTTTCAAAGGAACTCAAATGGCAATTAGACAAGAACTCCTTGATCAACTTGAAGAACGCAGAAAGTTTGCGCTTTCCTCAGGCTGCGGTCCGGAAAAGGCCGAAGCCCGTCACGCAAAAGGTCTTTTAACCGCCCGCGAACGCATTAGCGATTTAGTCGATGATGGTTCATTCCAAGAAGCGGGAATGTTCGTGGATCACGATGTCCGCGGTTTTGGTTTTGAAAAGAAGCATCTCGCTGGCGACGGCGTCGTCACCGGAATCGGCAATATCGATGGTCGTCCAGTTACCGTCATTTCGCAAGACTTTTTAGTCAGCGGCGGATCTCTCGGCAGCCGTCATGCGCAGAAAATGTCCGAAGCGATGCAGCGTGCCATTGAACTTGGCACTCCGATTATTTCTGTGAACGATTCGGGTGGAGCTCGCATTCAAGAAGGTGTGAAA encodes:
- a CDS encoding ABC transporter permease subunit, which produces MKKKFALFKKNKLAFYSFWALVILYAFSLTSPWLVNDEPLILRFEGKTYFPAFVTYAETEFGGEFQTEPDYPQLIADAKTAGKNVWALMPLIAQDPLKADLSLEGTPPFAPGKNHLLGTDAHGRDVLSRLIHGFRICMSFSLLLTFLGTFLGIVIGGIQGYLGGKWDIFMQRGIEIWSSLPFLYVVILIGSIYGRSFLLLIAVMAIFNWISLSYYMRAEYLKLRSMAYVKAAKMLGMGRLHIFFREILPNALTPVISLFPFTLIGGIGSLTSLDFLGFGLEPPTPSWGELMSEGLNNLYAPWISICTVAALFVTLLLTTFVGEGIRDAMDPKSGDRYE
- a CDS encoding ABC transporter permease subunit, translating into MKAYIIRRLLLMIPTILGITIVCFALVQLIPGGPVEEMIAKVQSAAASHGGVSASKAISPEQIAQIQSYFGFDKPAWERYLNWLWNVLHLDLGTSYTYGLPVWDVISSRFPISLAFGFTSFFLSYLVCIPLGLLKAVKNHSAVDKISSVAIFSGYVMPGYALGILLIIFFAGGSFFNIFPLGGIVSEDFEDLSFMGKIGDILLHWTLPMICYMISEFAFLTFLMKNSVLEELGRDYMRTAMAKGMSFRRALVQHALRNALIPIVTRLSEIFTLLFAGALLVEKVFDIDGMGLLYYNSMVNRDYNVVMGVILLSSILTMFGRLFSDILYTLVDPRIRFS
- the recD2 gene encoding SF1B family DNA helicase RecD2 translates to MLESIEGTLKNITFRNPENGFSVLRFTVEGEVKPVTVTGNFPDLSVGESFRMEGEWKTHPKYGKQFACIKSEPFFPESGAGLVAYLGGGLFKGIGEATAKRLVDTFGNDLVHILDGGGDEIAKKKIKGFSGKKVAQFLEDWKKLRESRETMLFLYGHGIFGSVALRLWRQYGQNTIEIISQNPYILCEEVWGIGFVKADEIARKVGFPEWDESRLEAGICYSIFKASSSEGHTYLPRENLLLNAAKELRLTMDSQEAFEDLSFALDSLLKSQKLEEDNGKIAIPNLARAENFIAEFISSRIQNKSKDDPKELEAFLSAFEKEQGFTYDPVQKAGIIQAYQSRIFIITGGPGTGKTTLLKGILALAEANEVDVTLAAPTGRAAKRMQEVTGHDARTLHRLLEINPESRRFMRDENFPLETGIVIVDEFSMVDSWLCAGLMKAISERTHLVLIGDKDQLPSIGPGNVLRDLLSIAEIPSIRLERIFRQAGGNDIAEKATQINQGFKPSPLSGNNFHFTPFDSPEEAQTILSELILKTIPQTMKASPKDLQILVPMHKGPLGTIELNSFLQKLLNHSRKEFISQGIHWKSGDRVMQLRNNYEKNVFNGDIGKIIAVEKEDKKITVDFDGHLVGYEGDELLELSLAYACTIHKSQGSEYSAVILVLDSSHYRMLQRNLLYTGITRAKGHVWILSRGGAFDEAVRNNRMQQRFTRLPEFITNKLKSEGISVSKNPSPFEKFLKFLNE
- a CDS encoding dUTP diphosphatase; amino-acid sequence: MAEETIQIQYLDDSIPRLEYIGGKSDWIDLSAAETVTLKKGEFKLIHLGVAMKLPAGYEAHIAPRSSTFKNWKILQVNSVGVVDGSYCGKDDWWKMPVYATEDVTIEKGSRIAQFRILENQPKLHFVETVLEDKSRGGFGSTGKK
- a CDS encoding diaminopimelate dehydrogenase — encoded protein: MLKIGILGYGNLGRGVECAVKNSPDMELAAVFTRRDPSSVKLLTAGVPVVKIEDAANWKDKIDVMILCGGSATDLPKQTPEFAKLFNVVDSFDTHAKIPQHFANVDAAAKAAGKIAMISVGWDPGLFSLNRVFATSFLSDGKTYTFWGKGVSQGHSDAVRRIAGVKNAKQYTIPVESALETVRSGSNPELSTRQKHTREVFVVLEAGADAASVEKQIKTMPNYFDEYDTTVHFIDEEEFAKNHSGMAHGGFVIRSGKTGWDGEYKNIIEYSLKLDSNPAFTSSVLVAYARAMMRMYHAGVRGCTTVLDVPPAYLSTKSAEELRKELL
- the hisA gene encoding phosphoribosylformimino-5-aminoimidazole carboxamide ribotide isomerase; translation: MTKFRPCIDIHQGKVKQIVGGTLSDSETPLTHFTSEHSPAYYAELYQKDGLRGGHVIMLGKGCEAAAKEALAAYPNGLQVGGGINPTNAQTFLDAGASHVIVTSWIFDGAILNFEKVKILSEAVGKNHLVLDLSCRRTHSGWNVATNRWQTITDAVVDENLLQKLAAFCDEFLVHAADVEGLERGMDEELVRFLAEKSPIPVTYAGGAKSIDDLIHCNAISNGKVDLTIGSSLDIFGGTGTRYAECVEFNKRQNG
- a CDS encoding glycosyltransferase; amino-acid sequence: MQNALNSTNDKTVNLQATDSRPPIFGRIVTSVFPKLFAFKHQPPGNIRTCMIPPVVFWEVLHNLPKLLKLRYYLKKKRQAHSPDDIAVAFYSDNLDEVNGIANNLRHVISFMRSHGYKAALAGNAFNTRSRGVIENGYVILLPRIFSMEQLGYANSELAIPHISPILRLIKRYPIDIIELETPSPGAWAVAFCAKIAGIKVISHYRTDVPTYTKTLVKAKWMHRYVLMLMQIFYGFSRPVVSPCKDYKEILHNDIKVPLKDIEIIRRGIPLESYSPNFRGKGTWEKFSNEKGKMRFVCVGRISKEKNLPLLKNLWMEFRKTHDDAELMFVGDGWYLDELKKDFASAPEVHFAGVQGGETLAGLYADADFLLFPSTTDTFGNVVVEALASGTPAIVSDKGGPQDIVFEKGCGYILPGDDPHAWMQKLEECVALKKDETAYQKIRENAYERSKDFTLEKAAAAQWEFYKKVYHNAYLGK
- a CDS encoding A/G-specific adenine glycosylase, with the protein product MRIKRDPYAVWISETMLQQTQVSAVKEAFEKWMHDFPTVKILAEASEENVLIHWQGLGYYSRAKNIHKTAKIIAQNGENFPETRKELEALPGIGAYTAGAILSLAFHQNESILDGNLVRIFARLNLFSFLPDAGKTEKKSFWDEARKWATIQNAFLTNEALMELGRKICKKSNPDCKNCPLQKICRAAIENRQEEFPVKKKMQYESWLGFALVVSDSHENFLLQNSPDSPFFKNQWTFPLFENADIFRENFPGIIENIIPPETIQHIAWGKSFEHSITRYKIRCRILQVQVKSRKDLSGEWISKKDISKKIVSSFGKKILSSLEFSSRI